Proteins encoded within one genomic window of Prosthecobacter vanneervenii:
- a CDS encoding DUF3800 domain-containing protein, producing MSDAKTDKDLCHLYVDEAGTPDIFDAKGRNNIGQQGCSRFFFLGMLEVHEPDKLIEALRNLREQMVADPYFASAESFKPERRKTALLLHAKDDLPEVRVKVFDLLRSMGSALRFRAVVCDKEVIRLREEKKREEAPGYRYNPDHLYDELARSVLGKFSRMADGYRLWIAKRGSKDRNAALRTALEHAEADFERSFGFSRGGADAWHTTVTNPRETVCLQAADYFLWALQRFYEPRVHAQTGEVTHEERYLNAVWPQISQIHDLHFGREHGTFFTPSNPLTLEARFGPKPQKKKKPHV from the coding sequence ATGAGTGACGCCAAGACAGACAAAGATTTATGCCATCTCTACGTGGATGAAGCGGGCACGCCGGACATTTTTGATGCCAAGGGGCGCAACAACATCGGCCAGCAAGGCTGCTCCCGTTTCTTTTTTCTGGGAATGCTGGAGGTCCATGAGCCTGACAAGCTGATTGAGGCCCTGAGGAACCTGCGGGAACAGATGGTGGCCGATCCCTACTTTGCCTCTGCGGAGTCCTTCAAGCCCGAACGCCGGAAGACCGCCCTGCTGCTGCATGCGAAGGACGACCTGCCCGAGGTGCGGGTAAAGGTCTTTGATCTGCTGCGCTCCATGGGGTCTGCGCTGCGATTTCGCGCGGTGGTGTGTGACAAGGAGGTGATCCGCCTGCGGGAGGAAAAGAAGCGTGAAGAGGCGCCGGGCTACCGCTACAACCCGGACCACCTGTATGATGAACTGGCGCGGTCGGTTCTGGGGAAGTTTAGCCGCATGGCGGACGGATATCGCCTGTGGATCGCCAAACGGGGCAGCAAGGACCGCAATGCGGCCCTGCGCACTGCGCTGGAGCATGCAGAGGCCGACTTTGAGCGGAGCTTTGGCTTTTCCCGGGGTGGTGCCGATGCCTGGCACACTACCGTGACGAACCCACGCGAAACCGTGTGCCTGCAGGCGGCGGATTATTTTCTCTGGGCTCTGCAGCGATTCTACGAGCCCCGAGTGCATGCCCAGACAGGTGAAGTGACGCATGAGGAGCGCTACCTGAACGCCGTCTGGCCGCAGATCAGCCAGATCCATGACCTGCACTTTGGCCGCGAGCACGGAACCTTTTTTACGCCCAGCAATCCTCTGACTCTGGAAGCGCGATTCGGACCTAAACCCCAGAAAAAGAAAAAGCCGCACGTATAG